The following coding sequences lie in one Candidatus Brocadiia bacterium genomic window:
- a CDS encoding fibronectin type III domain-containing protein has protein sequence MGKVKLGLKGMPIPDKIALATRIVTAMTGNANFTTPNPALADITAKTTALRTSYNDALSKRAQAKAATDLMTNDEKELDRSLMLESLYVENESVGDDQKISSAGMNIRHIAAPIGELQAPKKLSAKAGYNDGEIDLNWKPVRGARSYVVEITTDANVPTSWKHKTNVTESSATITGLASGGKFWFRVAGVGAAGQGPYSDPCAKYAP, from the coding sequence ATGGGAAAAGTTAAGTTAGGTCTCAAGGGCATGCCAATTCCTGATAAGATTGCATTGGCTACCCGGATTGTCACTGCGATGACCGGCAATGCGAATTTCACCACGCCTAATCCGGCACTGGCCGATATTACGGCCAAAACAACCGCCTTGCGCACATCTTATAATGACGCATTATCTAAGCGCGCTCAGGCCAAGGCCGCGACTGATTTGATGACTAATGATGAAAAGGAACTGGACCGTTCGTTAATGTTAGAATCGCTTTACGTTGAAAATGAATCAGTCGGCGATGACCAGAAAATATCCTCGGCCGGAATGAATATCAGGCATATCGCCGCTCCGATTGGGGAACTACAAGCGCCGAAGAAGTTATCCGCCAAAGCCGGCTATAATGACGGCGAGATTGACCTTAACTGGAAACCGGTACGCGGCGCCCGGAGTTACGTGGTTGAGATAACCACAGACGCCAATGTGCCTACCAGTTGGAAGCATAAAACGAATGTGACTGAATCATCCGCCACCATCACCGGGCTGGCCAGCGGAGGCAAATTCTGGTTCCGGGTAGCCGGGGTGGGCGCGGCCGGACAGGGTCCATACAGCGACCCGTGCGCCAAATACGCGCCTTAG
- a CDS encoding TIM barrel protein — protein MDLLFGTAGVPRSSQASDTLSGMERIKELGLGFMELEFVQGVRMGKETAQKVALKRAELGIELTVHGPYFINLNAKEEAKIEASKKRIYDSAYIGALCGAQSVTFHAGFYLGDSPKQAYSKIKKNLADVVKQLWKDKINIRLSPELTGKPSQFGSLEELLELSREIEGISPCIDFSHHHARSGGANNTYQEFASALDKVQKMLGSSALKQMHFHTSGIKYSAKGELKHLDLPDSDMNYKDLLKALKDYQAGGFLVCESPNLETDALLMRDFYNSL, from the coding sequence ATGGATTTACTATTCGGCACGGCCGGGGTGCCCAGGAGCAGTCAGGCATCTGATACGCTGTCCGGAATGGAGCGAATCAAAGAGCTTGGCCTGGGATTTATGGAGCTCGAGTTCGTCCAGGGCGTCCGGATGGGCAAGGAAACGGCGCAGAAGGTCGCCTTGAAAAGGGCAGAGCTGGGCATAGAGCTGACGGTGCACGGGCCGTATTTCATCAACCTGAATGCCAAGGAAGAGGCCAAGATAGAGGCCAGCAAGAAAAGAATCTACGACAGCGCCTATATCGGCGCGCTCTGCGGCGCCCAAAGCGTTACCTTTCACGCCGGTTTCTATCTGGGCGATTCGCCCAAGCAGGCCTATAGCAAGATAAAGAAGAATCTGGCGGATGTGGTTAAGCAACTGTGGAAAGATAAGATAAACATCAGGCTTTCGCCCGAGCTTACCGGCAAGCCCAGCCAATTCGGTTCGTTAGAGGAGCTGTTGGAACTTTCCCGCGAGATAGAAGGCATCAGCCCGTGCATAGATTTCTCGCATCATCACGCCCGGAGCGGGGGAGCTAATAATACTTACCAGGAGTTTGCGTCAGCGCTGGATAAGGTTCAGAAAATGCTAGGTTCTAGCGCATTAAAGCAGATGCATTTCCATACATCGGGAATCAAGTATTCAGCCAAGGGGGAGTTGAAGCACCTTGACCTGCCGGATTCTGATATGAACTATAAGGATTTACTCAAGGCGCTTAAGGATTATCAGGCCGGCGGTTTCCTGGTCTGCGAAAGCCCGAACCTGGAAACAGATGCACTGTTGATGCGGGACTTTTATAATAGTTTATAA
- a CDS encoding sulfite exporter TauE/SafE family protein — MKYRLLGLLMVLMLLAGGLAQAHDISDRQVQGITNSVQLSVWQDLIFIDYWIAIGNLEAVNYLPIIDVDKDGEITDDEKLAYLEVIRQKVANSAFSLTIDEARNLPFKQWKPGTITVDESKDAAVPIKIGLEFVLDFETLPATAGWRSAFTTHPITKAQEHNLTFFIGNVMDKKVLTKVYVNQDEWIGINWTPEDYRHCLGLSSGIYLKPYESSWAKFAFSLLDKPAGAPSPFAFNMTPVKPSSQQNLKVEGLLSGDLTFLIILGALAAAFIYGAGHALAPGHGKTLVAAYLIGSRGTVWQAILLGLIVTFTHIFTVVVAGVIALGASSYVHQAALSTYLGVVSGLIIVILGVWIFVSRAFGKGDGHHHGHDHEHEHGHDHDNEHEHTEHSHEHSLPQPITGEKIKLKHLIGLGISGGLVPCPTAIFILLLAVNFKKTVWGLVLIGAFSLGLAAVLIAIGILMVTGSSLVNRFSAGSKVIKILGIISPIIITVIGLAIVFKTFIDAGIIIINLQAMP; from the coding sequence ATGAAGTATAGACTGCTCGGTTTGCTCATGGTCTTGATGCTGCTGGCCGGCGGGCTGGCCCAGGCGCACGACATCTCCGACCGCCAGGTTCAGGGCATCACCAACAGCGTCCAGCTCAGCGTCTGGCAGGACCTGATATTCATCGATTATTGGATTGCCATCGGCAACCTAGAGGCCGTCAACTACTTACCCATCATTGATGTCGACAAGGATGGCGAGATAACCGATGATGAGAAACTGGCCTATCTCGAAGTCATCCGTCAGAAGGTGGCCAACTCGGCCTTCTCGCTGACCATCGACGAGGCGCGTAACCTGCCGTTCAAGCAATGGAAGCCTGGCACCATCACGGTGGACGAAAGCAAAGACGCGGCCGTGCCCATAAAAATCGGGCTGGAGTTCGTGCTCGATTTCGAGACATTACCCGCTACAGCGGGATGGCGCTCTGCGTTCACAACCCACCCCATAACCAAGGCGCAGGAGCACAACCTGACCTTCTTCATCGGCAATGTCATGGACAAGAAGGTGCTTACCAAGGTTTATGTTAACCAGGACGAATGGATTGGCATCAACTGGACGCCCGAAGACTACCGGCACTGCCTGGGCCTGAGCAGCGGCATCTATCTCAAGCCCTACGAATCCAGCTGGGCCAAGTTCGCATTTTCCCTGCTGGACAAGCCGGCCGGGGCGCCGTCGCCTTTTGCTTTTAATATGACCCCGGTCAAGCCGTCCAGCCAGCAGAACCTCAAGGTCGAAGGCCTGCTGTCAGGCGACCTGACCTTCCTGATAATCCTGGGCGCGCTGGCGGCCGCATTCATCTACGGGGCCGGGCACGCCCTGGCGCCCGGACACGGCAAGACCCTGGTGGCCGCCTACCTCATCGGCTCCCGCGGCACGGTCTGGCAGGCCATACTCCTGGGCCTGATTGTCACCTTTACCCACATATTTACCGTAGTAGTGGCCGGTGTGATTGCCCTGGGCGCATCCAGCTATGTCCATCAGGCTGCACTGAGCACCTACCTGGGCGTCGTATCCGGCCTGATTATCGTCATCCTGGGCGTGTGGATATTCGTGTCGCGTGCCTTCGGCAAGGGCGATGGGCATCATCATGGACATGACCACGAACATGAACACGGTCATGACCATGATAACGAGCATGAGCATACCGAACATTCGCACGAACATAGTTTGCCTCAGCCGATTACCGGAGAGAAAATAAAGCTCAAACATCTTATCGGCCTGGGCATCAGCGGTGGGTTGGTTCCTTGCCCGACCGCCATATTCATACTCCTGCTGGCCGTTAACTTCAAGAAGACAGTATGGGGACTGGTACTCATCGGCGCCTTCAGCCTGGGCCTGGCCGCGGTGCTGATTGCCATCGGCATCCTGATGGTCACCGGTTCGTCCCTGGTCAATCGCTTCTCGGCCGGAAGCAAGGTAATCAAGATTCTTGGCATCATCAGCCCGATAATAATTACCGTTATCGGCTTGGCCATCGTTTTCAAGACCTTTATTGATGCCGGCATAATAATAATCAATCTCCAGGCAATGCCTTAA
- a CDS encoding HEAT repeat domain-containing protein, whose protein sequence is MRNYALLVLVLACFIFVLPWEQNSEAWCPNPPKTMGSEAAPPSVNPTPVLVSRPALSIGLMPRIQAMRTPVGPTLDGVAETWEVWWTLNRDKFFSFKQPIEWVSIKKTDGGTTSITKHPIYEELLKLLRTALTEKDQTVAWNAALALGRSGEPTVLPDLQKAFKENKQILVKDYSILGQGWLRSNEALEMLKSVALDNKEQEVLRSHAVAALGYLSDPAVFGILKSIIEDKENKKFTDLRAAAAIAMGFTKDKDAVTTLAGLLNSAEKVNPKIRSYAAMGLGRIGNEGAFNELKKVMADRDNSVRVSAAIALGMMSVGPVGSANEPKKIQDELISLLKDKQGIIRGLAAISLAQITVKNKEVMDTKTIVPALSKALKDTKTADGDGLIVLAMGILGDESYKAEFKSIMEDRKKRQLLKAAVVMATGLMKDKSQAPTFIAMLKKQSDDPIMSPYLIMSLGMIGDEKALEAIEPIWAKVDKNVTSLAYTNMAVAMSMLGKRSEIVAQLIQHTKSNNDALKQYACHTLGMLGDRDSAKTFVENYNSEKSDTNKAFIITGIGFLMEKASSPIVAEWTGNNNTEISTLIIDHLLPLPTW, encoded by the coding sequence ATGAGAAATTATGCATTGCTTGTACTGGTATTGGCATGTTTTATTTTTGTGCTGCCTTGGGAACAGAATAGCGAAGCCTGGTGTCCAAACCCGCCCAAGACTATGGGCAGTGAAGCCGCGCCGCCGTCTGTTAACCCAACGCCTGTCCTGGTTTCTCGTCCGGCTCTGAGCATAGGTTTGATGCCGCGCATCCAGGCGATGAGAACGCCGGTTGGGCCGACTTTGGACGGTGTGGCTGAGACTTGGGAGGTTTGGTGGACTCTCAACCGCGATAAATTCTTCAGCTTCAAGCAGCCGATCGAATGGGTCAGCATCAAGAAGACCGACGGCGGTACCACCTCAATAACCAAACATCCGATATACGAAGAACTTCTTAAACTCTTAAGGACCGCTTTAACCGAGAAGGATCAGACCGTTGCCTGGAACGCGGCGCTGGCTTTGGGCCGGAGCGGCGAACCAACGGTTTTGCCGGATTTACAGAAAGCGTTCAAGGAGAATAAGCAGATCCTGGTCAAGGACTACTCCATCCTGGGGCAGGGCTGGCTTAGAAGCAACGAAGCCCTGGAAATGTTGAAATCAGTCGCGCTCGATAATAAGGAACAGGAAGTCCTGCGCAGTCATGCGGTAGCGGCTTTGGGATACCTGTCCGACCCGGCCGTATTCGGGATACTGAAAAGCATTATTGAAGACAAGGAAAACAAGAAATTCACGGACCTGCGAGCCGCTGCGGCGATAGCCATGGGTTTTACCAAGGATAAGGACGCGGTAACCACGCTGGCTGGTTTGCTCAATAGCGCCGAGAAGGTGAATCCTAAAATCCGCAGTTATGCGGCTATGGGCCTGGGCCGAATCGGCAATGAAGGTGCTTTCAATGAACTTAAGAAGGTTATGGCCGATCGTGACAACAGTGTCAGGGTATCCGCAGCCATCGCTTTGGGTATGATGAGTGTCGGCCCGGTTGGTTCAGCCAATGAGCCGAAAAAGATTCAGGATGAGCTGATCAGCCTTCTGAAAGACAAGCAGGGTATTATCCGCGGTCTGGCGGCCATATCACTGGCTCAGATCACGGTTAAAAATAAGGAAGTAATGGATACAAAAACCATCGTTCCGGCTCTATCCAAGGCTTTGAAGGATACCAAAACCGCCGATGGCGACGGCTTGATTGTCCTGGCCATGGGCATCCTCGGTGACGAATCATACAAGGCCGAATTCAAGAGCATAATGGAGGACCGTAAGAAGCGCCAGCTTCTCAAGGCGGCCGTAGTTATGGCTACTGGCTTGATGAAAGATAAAAGCCAGGCGCCGACCTTTATCGCTATGCTTAAGAAACAGTCCGATGACCCAATTATGTCTCCGTATCTGATAATGTCGTTAGGCATGATCGGCGACGAAAAAGCACTCGAAGCCATCGAACCGATTTGGGCCAAGGTCGATAAAAATGTCACTTCATTAGCCTATACCAATATGGCTGTGGCCATGTCCATGCTGGGCAAGAGAAGCGAAATCGTTGCTCAATTAATCCAACATACCAAGAGCAATAATGATGCGCTTAAGCAGTATGCTTGCCACACGCTGGGTATGCTGGGCGACCGGGATTCGGCCAAGACTTTCGTGGAAAATTACAACAGCGAGAAGAGCGATACCAATAAAGCGTTTATCATCACCGGTATCGGATTTCTGATGGAAAAGGCGTCTTCACCTATAGTAGCTGAGTGGACAGGTAATAATAACACCGAGATCTCGACGTTGATTATCGACCATTTATTGCCATTGCCCACCTGGTAA
- a CDS encoding HEAT repeat domain-containing protein, translating into MKRFQILVSVGAIVLAILFLTDSFIFGSCPGSMFFRRSQANPEPAQPNNDTTETKKEEPKKTPEVAAEPKKEEPKQESSTEATPTAISAVRPPLGSGLQPRITSLRTLANSDGQIMTLAGMVEPWEVWWTLNRDKFLNFRQPITWVTVKESEGSRSVIILPIYKELLEILKSALNERDYTLVWNAALALGRCGDPEAIPLLQKAFNDTEHPLVKNYTLVSLGWIRDPSAVDFLAGKLTDKKTQEIVRSHAAVGLAYINEPGSLKALNETINEKEYRKQADVVCAAAYALGLLKDNSAVKTLAAYLSGELKSDTRIRSYAALALGHIGSKDAFQELKKSAGDKDRGVRTSVAIALGLMEEPKAKDELLNMLQDKDEVIRGMAALALAESTLKYPDKAHSQKMVSDNILKCFGNCKRDGQGLTIIALGILGESKIKPELRKMLEEKRKPRAVKGAAIMAYGLLKDKEAVPLLMDLLKTTPDDPILAPYAILALGMIGDEKAVASIQPLWDRVDKNVSAVAYSNMAVSLSMLGKRKEVLDQLVKHSVKGQSDTLRQYSLHTLGLLADKEAAQAFVEAYKEGDTNAKANAVVGIGLLMEKNSIPLVTQWLADNNTDIFTWIIDHLLPIPTW; encoded by the coding sequence ATGAAGCGATTTCAAATCCTGGTTAGTGTTGGTGCAATTGTCCTGGCCATTCTATTCCTGACCGACAGCTTTATCTTCGGCTCCTGCCCGGGTTCGATGTTTTTCCGGCGCTCGCAAGCCAATCCTGAACCGGCCCAACCTAATAACGATACTACTGAGACTAAGAAGGAAGAGCCTAAAAAGACGCCCGAGGTGGCCGCCGAGCCCAAGAAGGAAGAGCCTAAACAAGAATCCTCGACTGAAGCCACGCCGACTGCCATCAGCGCCGTCCGGCCGCCTTTAGGCAGCGGATTACAGCCGCGCATCACCAGCCTGCGCACCTTAGCCAACTCCGATGGCCAGATTATGACTCTGGCCGGCATGGTCGAACCCTGGGAGGTATGGTGGACGCTTAACCGCGACAAATTCCTCAACTTCAGACAGCCGATTACGTGGGTTACTGTCAAGGAGTCGGAGGGCAGCAGGTCAGTCATCATACTGCCCATATACAAGGAACTTTTAGAAATATTAAAATCAGCCCTTAACGAAAGGGATTATACCCTGGTTTGGAATGCCGCCCTGGCTTTGGGCCGTTGCGGCGACCCCGAGGCGATACCTTTACTTCAGAAGGCGTTTAACGATACCGAGCACCCGCTGGTCAAGAATTATACACTGGTTAGCCTGGGTTGGATAAGAGACCCGTCTGCGGTGGATTTCCTTGCCGGCAAGCTTACTGACAAGAAAACACAGGAAATCGTCCGGAGCCACGCCGCGGTCGGCCTGGCCTATATCAACGAGCCGGGTTCGCTCAAGGCTCTGAATGAAACCATCAACGAAAAGGAATACCGCAAACAGGCAGACGTTGTTTGCGCCGCCGCCTACGCGTTGGGATTGCTTAAGGATAATTCTGCCGTCAAGACTCTGGCTGCTTACCTGAGCGGCGAGCTGAAATCAGATACCCGCATCCGTTCCTACGCGGCTTTGGCCCTGGGACACATCGGCTCCAAGGATGCCTTCCAGGAGCTGAAGAAGTCCGCCGGCGATAAGGACAGGGGAGTGCGCACATCAGTGGCCATTGCCCTGGGTTTGATGGAAGAACCCAAGGCCAAGGATGAGCTGCTTAATATGCTTCAGGACAAGGACGAGGTCATCCGGGGCATGGCGGCCCTGGCCCTGGCCGAGTCAACCCTGAAATATCCCGATAAGGCGCACAGCCAGAAGATGGTGTCAGACAACATTCTTAAATGCTTTGGTAATTGCAAGCGCGATGGACAGGGCTTGACCATAATTGCCCTGGGCATCCTGGGTGAATCTAAGATAAAACCGGAATTGCGCAAAATGCTCGAGGAAAAGCGGAAACCGCGCGCCGTCAAGGGCGCGGCCATAATGGCTTATGGTCTGCTGAAAGACAAGGAAGCCGTGCCGTTGCTGATGGATCTGCTTAAGACCACACCCGACGACCCGATACTGGCGCCTTATGCCATACTGGCCCTGGGCATGATCGGCGACGAAAAGGCCGTGGCATCAATCCAACCGCTCTGGGACCGGGTCGACAAAAACGTCAGCGCTGTGGCCTATTCCAATATGGCCGTATCGCTGTCCATGCTCGGCAAACGCAAGGAAGTGCTGGATCAACTGGTCAAGCATTCGGTCAAAGGGCAGAGCGACACCTTGAGACAATATTCATTGCATACGCTCGGCCTGCTGGCTGACAAGGAAGCGGCCCAGGCCTTTGTGGAGGCCTATAAAGAAGGCGATACCAACGCCAAGGCCAACGCCGTGGTTGGCATCGGACTGCTTATGGAAAAGAACTCCATACCGCTGGTGACCCAATGGCTGGCCGACAATAATACCGACATATTTACCTGGATAATCGACCATCTTCTGCCGATTCCGACGTGGTGA
- the cutA gene encoding divalent-cation tolerance protein CutA has protein sequence MYIVVFVTVPSAKIAGVIATAVVQAKLAACVNIILSIRSVYKWKGKLCRDKEALMVIKTKKTLFPKLADKIRVMHPYQVPEIIGLPIIAGNKPYLKWLNAAVKTR, from the coding sequence ATGTATATTGTAGTATTCGTTACCGTTCCATCAGCTAAGATAGCCGGCGTTATTGCCACCGCCGTAGTCCAGGCCAAGTTAGCCGCCTGCGTTAATATCATTCTGTCCATAAGGTCGGTATATAAATGGAAGGGCAAGCTTTGCCGGGATAAGGAAGCGCTTATGGTCATCAAAACTAAAAAGACCTTGTTCCCTAAATTAGCCGATAAAATAAGGGTTATGCACCCGTATCAGGTCCCGGAAATAATAGGGTTGCCCATAATCGCTGGTAATAAGCCTTATTTGAAATGGCTGAATGCCGCTGTTAAGACGCGATAA
- a CDS encoding 4Fe-4S binding protein has translation MNILGNRLKRMIISPYLIFIFQLVFVGFLLLIIISGLFGNVYRNINTWLTGLGWMVFITLMILVSGKSWCLVCPWNTMALWLRRLRLWGVSAQVFSLNLKWFSPLRNIWIASILLGAIIGLEYVFNMTDSPRLTAYIALIILIATVISALLLERQSFCRYVCPVGAVSGVYSMLAPLELRSADKDVCQKCATKDCIKGNARGYACPVFEYPGNMDTSLYCILCTECIRTCPNNNIAVNVRSPFSELSGLSRNAEFPLARNRSEIWMIVLLLSMTLFGAVSLSPRYQAITVQMGQWLGFNVGISLIFSLSVLLGIILFIIANYGFRRGVYAVIPLTLFFHLANTMKLVDLRASEIVALISDPFGLRWNLFGTAGHLPAPLMAPATLWSINTALIGLGIVATLWLALRMRIKVPGILVLLIFALIAGYFHWILL, from the coding sequence ATGAATATCTTAGGTAACCGGCTAAAGCGGATGATTATCAGTCCTTATCTGATATTTATCTTCCAGCTTGTCTTTGTTGGATTCCTGCTTCTGATTATCATCAGCGGACTGTTCGGCAACGTTTATCGTAACATCAATACCTGGCTGACCGGACTGGGCTGGATGGTCTTCATCACTCTGATGATACTCGTCAGCGGCAAGAGCTGGTGCCTGGTCTGTCCCTGGAACACTATGGCCCTCTGGCTCCGGCGGCTGAGATTATGGGGAGTCTCGGCCCAGGTCTTTTCGCTCAACCTTAAATGGTTCAGCCCGCTGCGCAATATCTGGATAGCCTCGATATTGCTCGGCGCCATCATCGGGCTGGAGTATGTCTTCAATATGACCGACAGCCCGCGCCTGACCGCCTACATCGCCCTGATAATCCTGATAGCGACCGTTATCTCGGCCTTGCTGTTAGAGCGCCAGTCGTTCTGCCGCTATGTCTGCCCGGTCGGCGCCGTGTCCGGCGTTTACAGTATGCTGGCTCCGCTGGAACTGCGCAGCGCCGACAAGGATGTTTGCCAAAAATGTGCTACCAAGGACTGCATCAAGGGTAATGCCCGCGGCTATGCCTGCCCGGTCTTTGAATATCCGGGCAATATGGATACCAGCCTTTATTGCATCCTCTGCACCGAGTGCATCCGGACCTGTCCCAACAATAATATCGCCGTCAATGTCCGTTCGCCATTCAGCGAGCTGTCCGGCCTGAGCCGGAACGCGGAATTCCCGCTGGCCCGCAATCGGAGCGAAATATGGATGATTGTCCTGCTCCTGTCAATGACGCTCTTCGGAGCCGTGTCGCTCAGCCCGCGCTACCAGGCCATCACCGTGCAGATGGGGCAGTGGCTCGGTTTTAACGTGGGCATATCGCTGATATTCAGCCTGAGCGTTCTCCTGGGCATCATACTATTTATCATTGCCAACTACGGATTCCGGCGTGGCGTTTACGCCGTCATTCCGTTGACCTTGTTCTTCCATCTGGCCAATACCATGAAGCTGGTCGACCTTAGGGCATCCGAGATAGTGGCGCTGATATCCGACCCCTTTGGTCTGCGCTGGAACCTCTTCGGTACGGCCGGGCATCTGCCCGCACCGCTAATGGCGCCGGCCACGCTCTGGTCAATCAACACCGCATTGATAGGGCTGGGCATAGTTGCCACTCTCTGGCTGGCATTGAGGATGCGCATAAAAGTGCCCGGTATCCTGGTTCTGCTGATATTTGCTTTAATTGCTGGATATTTCCATTGGATTTTACTATGA
- the lepB gene encoding signal peptidase I, which produces MKNAKVKNPWLAVCLSWILPGTGQLYAKRNSIGITILFVYLSLLVALFYSMVSPMIVFHWAALFFTLSVLLAIWNLFNAHKLVRNHNASLPPDIPADQPQKNTWLAVFLSYILPGVGQLYCKRWVKGIIFIIGFALLDEITFQHRWVSLLLALLYRLIVCYDAFVSAQRPQKEPKKTLITFLVLLLLYKVFIYVLLTSLLVTYRIPTKGMEPAIMEKDRIIVEKLTYRFSNPEPGDIITFESPEDPQKVLIRRIIANGSQTVEVKGNKAYVNGKLFKEYPQLEEQINTEPYGPYLVPNNTYFVIGDNLTNSKDSRQYGPIPKEKIIGKTCKIYWPVSRIKKIIR; this is translated from the coding sequence ATGAAAAATGCAAAAGTAAAAAACCCCTGGCTGGCGGTATGTTTATCATGGATTTTACCGGGCACAGGCCAACTATACGCCAAAAGAAACTCCATTGGAATAACTATCCTGTTTGTCTATCTTTCATTGTTAGTTGCTTTATTTTACTCGATGGTCAGCCCAATGATAGTTTTCCATTGGGCGGCCCTTTTTTTTACGCTATCTGTCTTATTGGCTATTTGGAATTTATTTAATGCGCATAAACTGGTCCGCAATCACAACGCCTCCTTGCCGCCTGACATTCCGGCCGACCAGCCGCAGAAAAACACCTGGTTGGCGGTTTTTCTTTCTTATATACTCCCGGGCGTAGGCCAGCTTTATTGTAAAAGATGGGTAAAAGGCATTATTTTTATTATTGGCTTTGCTCTTCTTGATGAAATTACATTTCAACATAGGTGGGTATCATTACTTCTAGCATTATTATACCGTCTTATAGTTTGTTACGATGCTTTTGTTTCTGCGCAAAGACCGCAAAAAGAACCAAAGAAAACACTGATAACCTTCTTAGTTCTTTTGCTATTATATAAAGTTTTTATTTATGTCTTACTTACCAGTCTTTTGGTTACATATCGCATTCCAACAAAAGGAATGGAGCCGGCAATTATGGAGAAAGACAGGATTATTGTAGAAAAACTGACTTATAGGTTTTCCAATCCTGAACCCGGCGACATTATTACGTTTGAATCACCGGAAGATCCCCAAAAGGTACTTATCAGACGCATAATTGCCAACGGTAGCCAAACCGTTGAAGTCAAAGGCAATAAAGCTTATGTCAACGGTAAATTATTCAAAGAATACCCTCAGCTTGAAGAGCAAATAAATACCGAGCCTTATGGTCCTTACCTGGTTCCTAATAATACCTATTTTGTTATTGGCGACAATTTAACTAATAGCAAAGACAGCCGCCAATACGGCCCCATCCCAAAAGAAAAGATTATTGGGAAGACCTGCAAAATATATTGGCCTGTAAGCCGCATCAAAAAAATAATAAGATAG